One window from the genome of Grus americana isolate bGruAme1 chromosome 2, bGruAme1.mat, whole genome shotgun sequence encodes:
- the FAM210A gene encoding protein FAM210A — translation MQRSLLHAASQLAHGTCLVFPRTSIFQRLKGQTMLSNIGCKVILALDPPKRCLHAGAARFASKKSAFSSQPADAPHKVTEERNPLTLATDMPKQSPVESDSSDPDPLQDKSISLVQRFKKTFKQYGKVMIPVHLLTSTVWFGSFYYAAMKGVNVVPFLELIGLPDSIVNILKNSQSGNALTAYALYKIATPARYTVTLGGTSITVKYLRKNGYMSTPPPVKEYLQDRMEETKDKITEKMEETKDKITEKMEETKDKITEKIQETKDKVSFKKIKD, via the exons ATGCAACGGAGTCTGTTACATGCTGCATCTCAGCTGGCGCATGGGACATGTTTGGTTTTTCCTCGCACCAGTATCTTTCAGCGCTTAAAAGGACAAACAATGTTGTCTAACATTGGATGCAAAGTGATTTTGGCACTGGACCCTCCTAAACGATGTCTTCATGCAGGTGCAGCACGCTTTGCCTCAAAGAAAAGTGCTTTTTCATCACAGCCAGCAGATGCTCCTCACAAagtaacagaagagagaaatccTTTGACTTTGGCCACTGACATGCCCAAGCAGAGCCCTGTAGAGTCAGATTCTTCAGATCCTGATCCATTACAAGACAAATCCATTAGTCTTGTTCAGAGATTCAAGAAAACTTTTAAACAGTATGGAAAAGTCATGATTCCAGTGCATCTTCTGACTTCCACTGTATGGTTTGGATCCTTTTACTATGCAGCCATGAA aGGAGTGAATGTTGTTCCATTCCTAGAGTTGATTGGCTTACCAGACAGCATAGTAAACATCCTGAAAAATTCCCAGAGTGGAAATGCATTAACTGCATATGCATTGTATAAA ATTGCAACTCCTGCCAGATACACTGTGACTTTGGGAGGAACATCCATTACTGTTAAATATCTACGTAAGAATGGCTACATGTCCACACCACCACCAGTAAAGGAATATCTACAAGACAGGATGGAGGAAACAAAGGATAAAattacagagaagatggaggaaACAAAGGATAAAattacagagaagatggaggaaACAAAGGATAAAATTACAGAGAAGATACAAGAAACCAAAGataaagtttcatttaaaaaaataaaggactaG